Proteins encoded together in one Streptomyces sp. TLI_171 window:
- a CDS encoding NADAR family protein, with product MTENSTIVPGETRTREELVAAVASGVRPKYLHFWGHRPQRDGQIGAGALSQWWPSPFTVDGVQYRTAEHWMMAGKARLFGDEEILPRILQSRTPAEAKKLGRLVRGFDDARWTAQRFDLVVAGSVAKFGQDDRLRAYLVRTGGRVLVEASPLDRIWGIGLAADDERANSPAQWPGLNLLGFALMEARAQLTG from the coding sequence ATGACGGAGAACTCGACCATCGTTCCGGGCGAGACGCGCACCCGCGAGGAGCTGGTGGCCGCGGTCGCGTCCGGGGTGCGCCCGAAGTACCTGCACTTCTGGGGCCACCGGCCGCAGCGGGACGGACAGATCGGCGCCGGCGCCCTCAGCCAGTGGTGGCCGTCACCGTTCACCGTCGACGGAGTGCAGTACCGCACCGCCGAGCACTGGATGATGGCCGGAAAGGCGCGACTGTTCGGCGACGAGGAGATCCTGCCCCGCATCCTCCAATCGCGGACGCCCGCCGAGGCGAAGAAGCTGGGGCGCTTGGTCCGGGGGTTCGACGACGCCCGGTGGACGGCACAGCGGTTCGACCTGGTGGTGGCGGGCAGCGTCGCCAAGTTCGGTCAGGACGACCGGCTGCGCGCCTACCTGGTCCGCACCGGCGGGCGCGTCCTGGTCGAGGCCAGCCCGCTCGACCGGATCTGGGGCATTGGACTGGCTGCCGACGACGAGCGGGCGAACTCGCCCGCTCAGTGGCCCGGGCTGAACCTGCTCGGCTTCGCCCTGATGGAAGCCCGAGCGCAACTGACGGGCTGA